In Rhipicephalus microplus isolate Deutch F79 chromosome 7, USDA_Rmic, whole genome shotgun sequence, one genomic interval encodes:
- the LOC119179970 gene encoding uncharacterized protein LOC119179970 — MNALKAVVFLGLLATSFAGQVGYGYGGVGYGGLGYGLSYGTGVGHLLGGGLALGQAVAAPAAVTTAVHHAPAVSYAAAPAVATTVHHAAPAVSYAAAPAVSYAAAPAVSYAAAPAVAVARPAVTVARQAYTVAAAPAVSYAQYSAPAVATTVHHAAPAVTYAAAPAVSYATVARPAVTVARQAYTVAAAPAVSYAQYAAPAVATTVHHAAPAVTYAAAPAVAVARPAVTVARQAYTVAAAPAVSYAQYSAPAVSTTVHHAAPAVSYAAAPAVSYAAAPAVSYTAVARPTVAVARPAVSYASYAAPAVTYARPAVAAVQAAPAVTTVHAAPAVTAVHAAPAVATVHAAPAVATVQAAPAVSYGSTFGHVLGGGLALGHAVAAPAAVSTTVHHSTPAFATAPVATYGVGYGHGLGYGLGYHGLGYGLSSGYALGGYNYGLGGYTYALNKKK, encoded by the exons ATGAACGCTCTG AAGGCTGTCGTGTTCCTCGGCCTATTGGCCACCTCCTTCGCTGGCCAGGTCGGCTATGGATATGGAGGTGTCGGATATGGAGGTCTCGGATATGGTCTCTCTTACGGCACTGGCGTCGGCCACCTGCTCGGTGGAGGTCTCGCCCTCGGCCAAGCCGTCGCCGCACCCGCCGCTGTGACCACCGCGGTCCACCACGCCCCAGCTGTCTCCTACGCAGCTGCCCCAGCCGTGGCCACCACCGTGCACCACGCTGCTCCAGCCGTGTCGTACGCCGCCGCTCCAGCTGTGTCTTACGCTGCTGCTCCAGCCGTGTCTTACGCCGCTGCTCCCGCCGTCGCCGTTGCCCGCCCAGCGGTCACCGTCGCCCGCCAGGCCTACACCGTTGCCGCTGCACCCGCTGTGAGCTACGCCCAGTATTCCGCTCCCGCCGTAGCCACCACCGTGCACCACGCTGCTCCAGCCGTCACCTATGCCGCCGCTCCGGCCGTCTCCTACGCCACTGTTGCCCGCCCAGCGGTCACCGTCGCCCGTCAGGCGTACACCGTTGCCGCCGCTCCGGCTGTGAGCTACGCTCAGTACGCCGCTCCCGCCGTGGCCACCACTGTGCACCACGCCGCCCCAGCCGTCACCTACGCTGCCGCTCCGGCCGTCGCCGTTGCCCGCCCAGCGGTCACCGTCGCCCGCCAGGCCTACACCGTTGCCGCTGCCCCAGCTGTGAGCTACGCCCAGTACTCCGCTCCCGCCGTGTCCACCACCGTACACCATGCCGCCCCGGCCGTCTCCTACGCAGCCGCTCCTGCCGTCTCCTACGCCGCCGCTCCCGCCGTTTCGTACACTGCCGTCGCCCGCCCGACCGTTGCCGTCGCTCGCCCAGCCGTCAGCTACGCTTCCTACGCCGCTCCCGCCGTCACCTACGCCCGTCCCGCTGTGGCCGCCGTCCAAGCTGCCCCCGCTGTGACCACAGTCCACGCTGCCCCAGCTGTCACCGCCGTCCATGCTGCTCCAGCCGTCGCCACCGTCCATGCTGCTCCAGCCGTCGCCACCGTCCAAGCTGCTCCAGCTGTCAGCTATGGCAGCACCTTTGGCCACGTTCTCGGAGGTGGTCTCGCTCTTGGACACGCTGTCGCTGCCCCGGCGGCCGTCTCCACCACCGTCCACCACTCCACCCCTGCTTTCGCTACAGCTCCAGTTGCCACCTACGGCGTTGGCTACGGTCATGGTCTCGGCTACGGCCTCGGATACCATGGTCTCGGCTACGGTCTGAGCAGCGGCTATGCCCTTGGCGGCTACAACTATGGCCTCGGCGGCTACACCTACGCCCTCAACAAGAAGAAGTAA